A portion of the Moraxella ovis genome contains these proteins:
- the murG gene encoding undecaprenyldiphospho-muramoylpentapeptide beta-N-acetylglucosaminyltransferase yields the protein MNILMMAAGTGGHVFPALAVADELTKRGATVHWLGTPNGMENDLVAKHGYKMHHVDMQGLRGKGLARVVKLPFMLFKAVMKAKNTIDSGRIDVVVGFGGYVTAPGGLAAKLSKKPLIIHEQNAIVGMSNKNLARHADKILQAFDGAFGDGFGQRLVTVGNPVRANISQIAPPNERYDDNDTSPLKVLVVGGSLGAAAINKAVIEMFSYLNRPISLRHQCGKDNHQDMIVAYSRANIDTSRHIFEVMPFIDDMAVAYAWADVIVCRAGALTVTEIASVGVAPIFIPLPHAVDDHQTANAKSLTNDGAGILLPQSELSGATLAAKLDALTRADCKEMAIKARSHAKDNVAQNVADIIERSIK from the coding sequence ATGAATATTTTGATGATGGCGGCCGGTACTGGCGGTCACGTTTTTCCTGCGCTGGCGGTGGCGGATGAGCTAACCAAGCGCGGCGCAACTGTCCATTGGTTGGGTACGCCCAATGGCATGGAGAATGATTTGGTTGCAAAACACGGCTATAAGATGCATCACGTGGACATGCAAGGCCTGCGCGGCAAGGGTTTGGCTCGCGTGGTAAAATTGCCATTCATGCTATTCAAGGCTGTCATGAAAGCCAAAAATACCATTGACTCAGGGCGCATCGATGTTGTGGTGGGTTTTGGTGGTTATGTCACTGCGCCTGGCGGACTGGCTGCCAAGCTTTCAAAAAAACCACTCATCATCCACGAACAAAACGCCATCGTCGGCATGAGCAATAAAAACCTAGCACGTCATGCGGATAAGATCCTACAGGCGTTTGATGGCGCTTTTGGCGATGGATTTGGTCAACGCCTAGTGACTGTGGGCAACCCCGTGCGTGCCAATATTAGTCAGATTGCACCGCCTAATGAGCGTTATGACGATAATGACACATCTCCGCTTAAGGTGCTGGTGGTTGGTGGTAGTCTTGGGGCAGCAGCGATCAATAAGGCGGTCATTGAAATGTTTAGCTATCTAAACCGCCCAATCAGTCTGCGCCATCAATGTGGTAAGGACAATCATCAAGACATGATCGTGGCATATTCTCGTGCGAATATTGACACGTCGCGCCATATTTTTGAAGTGATGCCGTTTATTGATGACATGGCGGTAGCTTATGCTTGGGCGGATGTGATCGTGTGCCGAGCAGGCGCATTGACAGTGACCGAGATTGCAAGTGTGGGCGTTGCACCGATTTTCATTCCGCTTCCACACGCTGTGGATGATCATCAGACCGCCAATGCCAAGAGTCTGACGAACGATGGTGCGGGTATCTTGCTGCCACAAAGTGAACTTTCTGGCGCAACGTTGGCGGCGAAGTTAGATGCATTAACCCGAGCAGACTGCAAAGAAATGGCGATCAAGGCTCGCAGCCACGCCAAAGACAACGTTGCTCAGAATGTGGCGGACATCATCGAGCGGTCAATTAAATAA
- a CDS encoding glycosyltransferase family 2 protein, with protein MLKYTKNIVHLMPELSIDVIIPCYNAADTIERAVMSVLIQSNLGRIYLIDDGSVDETWQVITRLQKNHPNLIHIERLPINKGVATARNWGAMLAKSNFIGFLDADDSYQSQVLPACAMVFSQFDVGMIRLPMTPINLPKEFADHPEFDIAWRTFEMTAGSNMVFYRPYFLALGGFDDDEIFKRFGGEDGALGLATIDTSMIATLFDNPDYEVGVDYHCHQNMFANHLFHALLFGENTRSVTQDDLHKANQSTQNAINRIKKLRKIINTKTGKMPIVLS; from the coding sequence GTGCTAAAATACACAAAAAATATCGTACATCTCATGCCAGAACTCTCCATCGACGTCATCATCCCTTGTTATAACGCTGCTGATACCATTGAGCGAGCGGTGATGAGCGTGCTTATCCAATCGAATCTAGGTAGGATTTATCTCATTGATGATGGCTCAGTCGATGAGACTTGGCAGGTCATTACTAGATTGCAAAAGAACCATCCCAATCTAATCCATATTGAAAGACTGCCCATCAATAAAGGTGTTGCCACAGCCAGAAACTGGGGAGCGATGCTTGCCAAGTCTAATTTTATTGGTTTTTTGGATGCTGATGACAGCTATCAGAGCCAAGTGTTGCCAGCGTGCGCGATGGTGTTCTCGCAGTTTGATGTGGGGATGATACGACTGCCAATGACTCCGATCAACCTTCCTAAAGAGTTTGCTGATCATCCTGAATTTGATATCGCTTGGCGTACCTTTGAGATGACCGCGGGCAGTAACATGGTGTTTTACCGTCCTTATTTTTTGGCATTGGGTGGGTTTGATGACGATGAGATTTTTAAGAGGTTTGGCGGTGAAGATGGTGCGCTAGGGCTTGCCACCATTGATACATCAATGATTGCCACATTGTTTGACAATCCTGATTATGAGGTTGGAGTGGATTATCATTGCCATCAGAACATGTTTGCAAACCATCTATTTCATGCATTATTGTTTGGTGAGAATACTCGAAGCGTCACTCAAGATGACCTCCATAAGGCCAATCAATCCACCCAAAATGCCATCAATAGAATTAAAAAGCTACGCAAGATCATCAACACCAAAACGGGCAAAATGCCAATCGTATTATCTTAG
- a CDS encoding PhoX family protein: protein MLSHSPNEFDFQDEEFVEDSNPTDNPEFASMMNSVHRRSVLKGGAGLTAAAFFGSFPLSALAKPSANTVKNLQRPNSLKFTAVPHYTGGDMLVAEGYRAELILPLGTPLVSGIDDWTDDRMVVGESFKYRMGDNHDGMWFFGLKNGQYAPEVSERGLLAMNHEYTNPNLNPIENYTEEDLSATKIYQKRKLANDVRREIHAHGVSVVELKRTPTGYELVKDSPFNKRYTSGTTTKISGVAKGSEYLQTKIDPKGLTSVGINNQCGAGLSPWGTYLTTEENFLNVFARSEDKAIISEKDDKRLARYGLKEHTIGDDVYRWHTPTDGEKGEFDHWDVTAKPDSKKPTDDHRNTFNTFGYITEIDPFNPKAQAVKRTSLGRFAHENCAFVPPEQGENLVFYMGDDARGEYIYKFVSDAKWSNKDIGGGLKVGDKYLDKGTLYVAVFNDDGTGEWRELSKKNPALADFENEAEIAVFARLAADKVGATKMDRPEWVSVSPITGEVYVTLTNNSKRKEEDVNAANPRSYDGKGNQHGHIIRFAELAGNTGDKFRWDIYLFASPHDKAEQNLSKLTAENDLSSPDGLFFDPRGVLWIQTDDGAYTKTTNCMLLAALPNKIGDGETVSTTTGKMTHVGATATPDTLKRFFVGPAGSEVTGITITPDFKALFINIQHPEGTFGVVAGGKTPRSGTVVITKKDGGVILGESLDA, encoded by the coding sequence ATGCTATCGCACAGCCCTAATGAGTTTGATTTTCAAGATGAGGAATTTGTAGAGGATTCCAACCCAACAGACAACCCTGAATTTGCATCGATGATGAATTCTGTGCATCGCCGCAGCGTTCTAAAAGGCGGCGCTGGTCTGACTGCCGCAGCGTTTTTTGGCAGTTTCCCGTTGTCGGCGCTGGCTAAGCCATCAGCTAATACTGTCAAAAATTTACAACGTCCAAACTCGCTAAAATTCACCGCGGTGCCACACTATACAGGTGGTGATATGCTAGTGGCTGAGGGTTATCGTGCTGAGTTGATTTTGCCGCTGGGTACACCGTTGGTCAGTGGTATCGATGACTGGACGGACGATCGTATGGTGGTGGGCGAATCGTTCAAATACCGCATGGGTGATAACCATGACGGCATGTGGTTTTTTGGTCTAAAAAATGGTCAGTATGCGCCCGAAGTTTCGGAGCGTGGACTGCTTGCCATGAACCATGAGTACACCAATCCAAACCTAAACCCGATCGAAAATTATACAGAAGAAGATCTAAGCGCAACCAAAATCTATCAAAAAAGAAAGCTTGCAAACGATGTTCGCCGTGAAATTCACGCACATGGCGTGTCTGTGGTTGAGCTAAAGCGCACACCGACAGGTTATGAATTGGTAAAAGATTCTCCGTTTAACAAGCGTTATACCAGCGGCACGACAACCAAAATCTCAGGCGTCGCCAAAGGCAGTGAGTATCTACAGACGAAAATTGACCCTAAGGGCTTAACGAGCGTTGGTATTAATAACCAGTGTGGCGCCGGATTGTCACCATGGGGAACGTATTTGACCACAGAAGAAAACTTCCTAAATGTCTTCGCCAGAAGTGAAGACAAAGCAATCATCAGCGAAAAAGACGACAAGCGATTGGCTCGTTATGGTCTAAAAGAGCACACCATCGGTGATGATGTCTATCGTTGGCACACACCAACCGATGGCGAAAAAGGCGAGTTCGATCACTGGGATGTGACTGCCAAACCTGACTCCAAGAAGCCTACCGACGACCATCGTAATACCTTTAATACCTTTGGTTATATCACTGAGATTGACCCGTTTAATCCTAAAGCTCAAGCGGTGAAGCGTACAAGCTTGGGTCGTTTTGCGCATGAGAACTGTGCTTTTGTACCGCCAGAGCAGGGTGAGAACTTGGTGTTCTATATGGGTGATGATGCGCGTGGCGAGTACATCTATAAGTTCGTCTCAGATGCCAAGTGGTCAAACAAAGACATCGGTGGTGGTCTAAAAGTGGGTGATAAATACCTTGATAAAGGCACGCTATATGTTGCGGTGTTTAATGATGACGGCACAGGCGAGTGGCGTGAATTATCAAAGAAAAACCCTGCATTGGCTGATTTTGAAAATGAAGCTGAGATTGCTGTCTTTGCCCGTTTGGCTGCTGACAAAGTAGGTGCAACCAAGATGGATAGACCAGAATGGGTGTCGGTCAGCCCAATCACAGGCGAAGTCTATGTCACCTTAACCAATAACTCTAAGCGTAAAGAAGAAGATGTGAATGCTGCCAACCCTCGTAGCTACGATGGCAAAGGCAACCAGCATGGACACATCATCCGATTTGCAGAATTGGCGGGCAATACTGGCGATAAGTTCCGCTGGGACATTTACCTGTTCGCCTCTCCACATGATAAGGCTGAGCAGAATCTATCTAAGCTAACCGCTGAGAACGATCTGTCATCGCCAGATGGTCTGTTCTTTGACCCACGCGGCGTTCTGTGGATTCAGACGGATGACGGTGCTTATACTAAGACGACCAACTGTATGCTGCTTGCAGCACTGCCGAATAAGATTGGTGATGGCGAGACTGTATCTACCACCACTGGCAAGATGACACATGTTGGGGCGACCGCTACGCCTGACACCTTAAAGCGTTTCTTTGTAGGTCCTGCTGGTTCAGAAGTGACGGGCATCACCATAACTCCTGACTTTAAGGCACTGTTCATCAATATCCAGCATCCAGAAGGAACTTTTGGTGTGGTGGCAGGTGGTAAGACGCCGCGCTCAGGCACGGTCGTCATCACCAAAAAAGACGGCGGTGTAATTCTAGGCGAATCATTAGACGCATAA
- the gshB gene encoding glutathione synthase — MKKLNFLIVMDDIATISYKKDTSLAMMWAISERNHGLAYCGIHDLWLDKGKLCVDKQDLRVFKNPEKFYELDEKTTVKATDFDVILMRKDPPFNMSFLYALHLLEYAKRAGVLVVNDPNSVRACNEKLFATQFSEYMSPTIVTAKQSHIREFINEYEDVIVKPLDGMGGMGIFRLTADSPNIGSTLEMLTQMESLPIMVQKYLPEIKEGDKRVLIVGGQVVPYCLARIPQGGETRGNLAAGGRGVAMPLTDAERAVAEKVAPTLLQNGLYFVGLDLIGAKITEINVTSPTCVREIDDQCGTQITVDFIEFIEKLVD, encoded by the coding sequence ATGAAAAAATTAAACTTTCTAATTGTCATGGATGATATTGCCACCATCAGCTATAAAAAAGACACATCTCTTGCGATGATGTGGGCAATTAGCGAACGTAATCATGGCTTGGCGTATTGCGGTATTCATGATCTGTGGCTTGATAAGGGTAAGCTTTGTGTGGATAAGCAGGATCTAAGAGTTTTTAAAAATCCTGAAAAATTTTACGAACTTGATGAAAAAACCACCGTTAAGGCTACGGACTTTGATGTGATCTTGATGCGCAAAGATCCGCCATTTAACATGAGCTTTTTGTATGCTTTGCATTTATTAGAATATGCCAAGCGCGCAGGAGTGCTTGTGGTGAATGATCCTAATTCAGTGCGTGCGTGCAACGAAAAGCTATTCGCGACGCAGTTTAGTGAATACATGAGCCCAACCATTGTCACCGCCAAGCAGTCACACATTCGTGAATTCATCAATGAGTATGAAGATGTGATTGTCAAGCCATTAGATGGCATGGGTGGTATGGGGATTTTTCGGTTGACTGCAGACAGTCCGAACATCGGCTCAACCTTAGAGATGCTGACCCAGATGGAGAGCTTGCCCATTATGGTGCAAAAATATCTGCCCGAGATTAAAGAGGGCGATAAACGCGTGCTAATTGTTGGCGGACAAGTGGTGCCGTATTGTCTGGCACGCATCCCACAAGGGGGCGAGACTCGTGGTAACTTGGCCGCAGGTGGCCGCGGTGTTGCCATGCCACTGACTGATGCTGAGCGTGCTGTCGCCGAAAAAGTGGCGCCAACATTATTACAAAATGGTCTGTACTTTGTCGGGCTTGACCTAATCGGTGCAAAAATCACAGAAATTAACGTAACATCGCCAACTTGTGTGCGAGAGATTGATGATCAATGTGGCACGCAGATCACGGTTGATTTTATCGAATTCATAGAGAAATTGGTAGATTGA
- the pyrE gene encoding orotate phosphoribosyltransferase, with protein sequence MFNKNEFIQLLLDYGVLKFGEFTLKSGRVSPYFFNAGLLSSGKALDMLSKGYAQILANELKNTESPTIFGAAYKGIPFVATTAQTLWQSHDIDAAWGYNRKEAKTHGEGGNLVGADLTGKSVWVIDDVMTAGTAVREVVEILKNAGANLAGIVIALDRKERGQDERSAVQQINDDFGVPVHALVDIDDIIAFLEAKGETEYLAKMQAYRQQYGI encoded by the coding sequence ATGTTTAATAAGAATGAATTTATTCAGCTGTTGCTTGATTATGGTGTACTAAAATTTGGCGAATTTACCCTAAAATCAGGCCGAGTCAGTCCATACTTTTTTAATGCTGGATTATTATCAAGTGGTAAGGCGCTTGATATGCTATCAAAAGGTTATGCCCAAATCCTTGCCAATGAATTAAAAAACACCGAAAGTCCTACCATCTTCGGCGCGGCTTATAAGGGCATTCCTTTTGTGGCGACTACGGCACAGACTCTATGGCAATCTCATGATATTGACGCTGCTTGGGGCTATAACCGCAAAGAAGCTAAGACACACGGCGAGGGTGGTAACTTAGTCGGTGCAGATCTAACTGGGAAATCAGTATGGGTGATCGATGACGTCATGACAGCTGGCACGGCGGTGCGTGAGGTGGTTGAGATTCTAAAAAATGCCGGCGCAAATCTTGCGGGAATTGTCATTGCACTTGATCGCAAAGAACGTGGGCAGGATGAACGTTCAGCAGTGCAACAGATCAATGATGACTTTGGCGTGCCTGTTCATGCCCTTGTAGATATTGATGATATTATTGCATTTCTAGAAGCCAAAGGTGAGACCGAGTATCTGGCAAAAATGCAAGCCTATCGCCAGCAATACGGGATTTGA
- the tsf gene encoding translation elongation factor Ts has product MSQVSAKLVKELRDRTGLGMMECKKALEEANGDIELAIDNLRKSGQAKAAKKAGNIAADGAIVIAQAAGKALLLEVNCQTDFVAKDESFTAFANKIAELALANNTTDVEAISALPYGDGTTVEEARIALVQKIGENIQVRRAEIIEGANLAAYRHGIRIGVVVSYEGGSEEIGKAVAMQVAAFNPLAVNEESVPADILAREKDIIEAKAKESGKPEAVIEKMITGGVQKYLNEVTLVNQPYVIDNEKKVGDVLKAENATVLSFKRLEVGEGIEKKQEDFAAEVAAAQAAAQS; this is encoded by the coding sequence ATGTCTCAAGTATCTGCAAAGTTGGTAAAAGAATTGCGTGACCGTACTGGTCTTGGCATGATGGAATGTAAAAAAGCGTTAGAAGAAGCAAATGGCGACATCGAACTTGCCATTGATAACCTACGTAAATCAGGTCAAGCTAAAGCTGCTAAAAAAGCAGGTAACATCGCTGCTGATGGTGCAATCGTTATTGCTCAAGCTGCTGGTAAAGCACTGCTATTAGAAGTAAACTGCCAAACTGACTTCGTTGCTAAAGACGAGAGCTTCACTGCATTCGCTAACAAAATAGCTGAGCTTGCGCTGGCTAACAATACAACTGATGTTGAAGCGATCTCTGCACTACCTTATGGCGATGGCACGACTGTTGAAGAAGCTCGTATCGCATTGGTACAAAAAATCGGCGAAAACATCCAAGTTCGCCGCGCTGAAATCATCGAAGGCGCTAACCTTGCTGCATACCGTCACGGCATCCGTATCGGTGTTGTTGTATCTTACGAAGGCGGTTCAGAAGAAATCGGTAAAGCTGTTGCCATGCAAGTAGCTGCATTCAACCCACTGGCGGTTAATGAAGAAAGCGTACCTGCCGACATCCTAGCGCGTGAAAAAGACATCATCGAAGCTAAAGCTAAAGAATCAGGTAAGCCCGAAGCGGTTATTGAGAAAATGATCACCGGTGGTGTTCAAAAGTACCTAAACGAAGTAACGCTTGTAAATCAGCCATACGTTATCGACAATGAGAAGAAAGTTGGTGATGTACTGAAAGCTGAAAATGCAACTGTTCTAAGCTTTAAACGTCTTGAAGTTGGCGAAGGCATCGAGAAGAAGCAAGAAGACTTCGCTGCTGAAGTTGCTGCTGCTCAAGCTGCTGCACAATCTTAA
- the rpsB gene encoding 30S ribosomal protein S2 has protein sequence MSDKNPTQISMRDLLEAGAHFGHQTRFWNPKMNQYIFGARNRIHIINLEHTVKQFNEALTFANQQAANRNKILFVGTKRAASGVIREQAQRAGMPYIDHRWLGGTLTNWKTIRQSITRLKELEKQAEDGTFAKLTKREALERTRDMEKLERALGGIKDMGGLPDALFVIDVDHEAIAIKEAKNLGIPVIGIVDTNSNPDNVDYVIAANDDAIRAVSLYATAMADAIIAGKEYAKTQGKASEQEVGVEAAAE, from the coding sequence ATGTCAGATAAAAACCCAACTCAAATTTCAATGCGTGATTTGCTAGAAGCGGGCGCTCACTTTGGTCACCAAACTCGTTTTTGGAATCCAAAAATGAACCAATATATCTTTGGTGCACGTAACCGCATTCACATCATCAACCTTGAGCACACTGTTAAGCAATTCAATGAAGCACTGACTTTTGCTAACCAACAAGCTGCTAACCGTAACAAAATCCTTTTTGTTGGTACTAAGCGCGCAGCAAGTGGTGTAATCCGCGAACAAGCACAACGTGCTGGCATGCCTTACATCGATCACCGTTGGTTAGGTGGTACTTTGACTAACTGGAAAACCATTCGTCAGTCAATCACTCGCCTAAAAGAGCTAGAGAAACAAGCTGAAGATGGTACTTTTGCAAAACTAACTAAGCGTGAAGCTCTTGAGCGTACCCGTGACATGGAGAAACTTGAGCGCGCACTTGGCGGTATCAAGGACATGGGTGGCTTGCCAGATGCATTATTCGTAATCGACGTTGATCACGAAGCAATCGCTATTAAAGAAGCTAAAAACCTAGGTATCCCTGTTATCGGTATCGTTGATACTAACTCTAATCCAGATAACGTTGATTATGTTATCGCTGCTAACGACGACGCAATCCGTGCAGTAAGCCTATATGCAACTGCCATGGCTGACGCGATCATCGCTGGTAAAGAGTATGCAAAAACTCAAGGTAAAGCTTCAGAACAAGAAGTAGGCGTCGAAGCTGCTGCTGAATAA
- a CDS encoding pilin produces the protein MISQKGFTLIELLIVIVIIGVLAMFAIPQFQNRTAVAQVSRVTMEVSQLRSAVDICLLQGMTGSSCQLGWTKSNLIEESGTAPAESNTNPATGQSGLSVKLGTTSSIEATLGQDAATSLHGKKIIWTRDEKGVWACTTDVAEEYRTQGCGGVARGQ, from the coding sequence ATGATCTCACAAAAGGGATTCACCCTCATTGAATTATTAATCGTCATTGTGATCATTGGTGTGCTTGCCATGTTTGCCATTCCGCAATTTCAAAATCGTACGGCTGTGGCGCAGGTGAGCCGTGTGACCATGGAGGTCAGTCAGCTGCGCAGTGCGGTGGATATTTGTTTATTACAAGGCATGACAGGGTCAAGCTGTCAATTAGGCTGGACAAAGAGTAATTTGATTGAAGAAAGTGGTACGGCGCCTGCAGAGAGCAATACAAACCCTGCCACAGGTCAATCAGGCTTATCGGTTAAGCTTGGTACCACTTCAAGCATTGAAGCCACCTTAGGACAAGATGCTGCCACCTCACTGCATGGTAAGAAAATCATCTGGACACGCGATGAAAAAGGCGTGTGGGCATGTACGACAGATGTGGCAGAAGAATATCGGACGCAGGGGTGTGGGGGTGTTGCTCGTGGTCAGTAG